The following proteins are encoded in a genomic region of Necator americanus strain Aroian chromosome II, whole genome shotgun sequence:
- a CDS encoding hypothetical protein (NECATOR_CHRII.G6140.T1) encodes MRRTVDQCPADIVLTPSGCPLTDLENADDVVIFAESSAKLQHVVNLVSKLAAAYGLRPRPDKCKQMWIPSRPRTGIRVDGQPIELVDEFCYLGCTLKSNGSYERDVQQRCAKATSAFNS; translated from the coding sequence atgcgaagaacagtcgaccagtgtcctgccgacattgtcttaacaccatcagggtgccccttgactgacctcgagaaCGCCgatgatgttgttatattcgcggaaagcagtgcgaaacttcaacatgttgtcaaccttgtatcgaagctggctgcagcctatggactacgcccacgccctgataaatgcaagcagatgtggatcccttcgagaccacgaacgggaatcagggtggacggacaaccgatagaactcgtcgatgagttctgttacctaggctgtactTTGAAGagcaatggcagctacgagagagatgttcagcaaagatgcgctaaggccacttctgcatttaactcctaa
- a CDS encoding hypothetical protein (NECATOR_CHRII.G6141.T1), which translates to MWSTPITNEVKLRVYLSAIRPIMMYGSETWAAPSTVMERLDCTERQLLRRLPGYCWRRICHNEDLYAEIDVVYRRMTRGKHQHLAPPSKVLKRPADRLVQRVLRSSSGSSWKKSPGRKRKFWTEAVKEDIRTLGVDRQFRRDVRFRRTWNSDEWIDSVQALAEDREGWAELCSRTAYLGEDAGNRVRR; encoded by the exons atgtggtcgacccccatcaccaacgaagtcaagctgcgagtctacctatccgcaattcgacccatcatgatgtacggatcggagacttgggcagcaccatcaacggttatggagaggcttgattgcacggaacgacagctgcttagacggctacctGGCTATTGTTGGCGTAGgatatgtcacaatgaagatctttacgcagaaattgatgtggtataccggcggatgacacgtggaaaacatcaacatcttgcaccgccatcgaaagtgctaaa gagaccggcagatcgccttgttcaacgagttctgaggagttcgtcgggttcgagctggaagaagtcacctggccgaaaacggaagttctggaccgAGGCGGTAAAAGAGGACAtaaggacactcggcgtggataggcagttcaggcgagacgtaaggtttcgcagaacatggaatagcgacgaatggattgattctgtgcaagctctcgcagaagatcgagaaggttgggcagagttgtgttcaaggacggcatacctcggcgaagatgcgggtaatcgcgtcaggcgatga